Proteins from one Malania oleifera isolate guangnan ecotype guangnan chromosome 4, ASM2987363v1, whole genome shotgun sequence genomic window:
- the LOC131153277 gene encoding pectinesterase-like, with protein MATHQPLLQPPSPRPSHTFKNFLCLLLSLSAIVGPTALIAFHLIKSSPSDQPFLAQVCARAHDPDSCWSLLSEVGPVTRTNGADLLQIFLMKSAVHLRNAIKLAADVRSRINDPREGSAAADCAYLMDLSMDRITNSVSALGKRTSGSGSFSDAHTWLSAVLTNYVTCLDGLTGSGRSAMEPGLGDLISRGRAALAMLVAVSQPDEEELGRSGRGEFPAWVSREDRRLLEATSAREIKADVVVAKDGSGRYKTVGEAVAAAPEKSQSRYVIHVKKGTYKENVEVGKKKTNVMIVGDGMDSTIITGSLNVVDGSSTFNSSTVAAVGDGFIAQDIWFQNTAGPQKHQAVALRVGADQSVINRCRIDAYQDTLYAHSNRQFYRDCFVTGTVDFIFGNAAVVFQNCKLVARKPMDKQSNMVTAQGRVDPNQNTGTSIQYCDIVASSDLEPVKGKIQSYLGRPWKEYSRTVVMQSSIGDHIDPAGWAPWSGDFALKTLYYGEYLDKGAGAGTGKRVKWPGYHVITSPAEAKKFTVAELIQGGVWLKNTGVTFTEGL; from the exons ATGGCAACCCACCAACCCTTGCTTCAGCCTCCATCGCCAAGACCTTCTCACACCTTCAAGAATTTCCTCTGCCTTCTCCTCTCCCTGTCTGCCATTGTGGGCCCAACAGCCCTAATTGCCTTCCACCTCATCAAGTCCAGCCCCTCTGATCAACCCTTCCTCGCCCAAGTTTGCGCCCGAGCCCATGACCCCGATTCCTGCTGGAGCCTGCTTTCAGAGGTCGGGCCGGTCACCCGAACCAACGGTGCAGATCTTCTCCAGATTTTCCTCATGAAATCGGCGGTTCACCTCCGAAATGCCATTAAGTTGGCGGCGGATGTCCGCAGTCGGATCAACGACCCGAGAGAGGGATCCGCCGCGGCCGACTGCGCCTACCTGATGGACCTATCCATGGACCGGATAACCAACTCGGTATCCGCCCTCGGGAAGCGAACCTCTGGTTCCGGATCCTTTTCGGATGCCCACACGTGGCTGAGCGCCGTGCTCACCAACTACGTCACGTGCCTAGACGGCCTCACCGGGTCGGGCCGATCCGCGATGGAGCCCGGTCTGGGGGACTTGATATCCCGGGGGCGGGCGGCGCTTGCGATGCTGGTCGCGGTCTCGCAGCCGGACGAGGAGGAGTTGGGCCGGTCGGGGAGGGGGGAGTTTCCGGCGTGGGTCTCTCGCGAGGACAGGAGGCTCCTGGAGGCGACATCGGCGAGGGAGATCAAGGCTGACGTGGTGGTGGCGAAGGACGGGAGCGGGAGGTACAAGACGGTGGGGGAGGCGGTGGCGGCGGCGCCGGAGAAGAGTCAGAGCCGATACGTGATACACGTGAAGAAGGGGACGTATAAGGAGAACGTGGAGGTGGGGAAGAAGAAGACGAACGTGATGATTGTTGGGGACGGCATGGATTCGACGATTATTACGGGGAGCTTGAACGTCGTTGATGGGTCTTCCACCTTCAACTCTTCCACCGTCG CCGCCGTTGGCGACGGATTCATTGCCCAAGACATATGGTTCCAGAACACCGCCGGGCCGCAGAAGCATCAAGCAGTGGCGCTCCGAGTCGGCGCCGACCAATCAGTCATAAACCGCTGCCGCATCGACGCCTACCAGGACACCCTCTACGCCCACTCCAACCGCCAATTTTACCGCGACTGCTTCGTCACCGGCACCGTCGACTTCATCTTCGGGAACGCCGCCGTCGTCTTCCAGAACTGCAAGCTGGTCGCCCGAAAGCCCATGGACAAACAATCCAACATGGTCACCGCCCAGGGCAGGGTCGACCCGAACCAGAACACCGGCACTTCCATCCAGTACTGCGACATAGTGGCCAGTTCGGATCTTGAACCCGTGAAGGGTAAGATCCAATCGTACTTGGGTCGCCCGTGGAAGGAGTACTCTCGGACCGTGGTGATGCAGTCCTCCATTGGGGACCATATTGACCCGGCAGGGTGGGCACCGTGGAGCGGGGATTTTGCTCTGAAGACGCTGTACTATGGGGAGTACTTGGACAAGGGAGCGGGTGCGGGTACAGGCAAACGGGTAAAATGGCCGGGTTACCATGTGATCACTAGTCCAGCAGAAGCAAAGAAATTTACGGTGGCTGAGCTGATACAAGGAGGAGTATGGTTAAAGAACACTGGAGTTACTTTTACTGAAGGGCTGTGA